The sequence GCCGGAGAACCCGCTCATCCCATCCACCTGGTTCCAGGAAATCACCGCCACAGATGGCTCCACCCAGCAGTGTGTGATCTTCACCACCGTCCCCGGTGTGGAATACACTTTCTACCACTCCGATGCGCTCGAGACATGGACGGAGATCGGGAAGACCTATGGGCTTGGCCACGAGTTCGCCGCCGCGATGCGGGAGACGGCTCCCGCCCCTCCGCCACCCGATCCTGAGAATCCGCCGCCAATGCCGCCCGTTCCCAACAGCGCCAGCATTGCCATCCAGGCCTCATCCGGAGCCAGCGGAGGGACAGTGGTATCCTGGCCGTCGCACGACCACGGCAACGCGATCCAATACCTCATCGCCGGAAACATCGCATCGGATTGGGATACCGTTCCAATCTTCGCAGCATCCCACGGCACCCACCAGTTCTTCATCACACGCCCCGCCGGTGCAACCACCCCGCCCGTGCACAATCCCTTTCTGGAAACGAAGGACGCCGCAATGATCGCCGACCTTGAGGCCGGATTCGCGGATTTTAACACAGCGGTGGCGGCCGCCGCTACGACCGCCCGCAACACCCCCCCGCCACCGCCGCCTGCCCCGGGTGCGATGGGTTATTGGCGCATCAAGGCCGATTGGTCGCTCGACTCCGACGGCGACGGCAGCCCCGATCATCTCGAGTTCGCGCTCGCCGCCGCGCAGGCGGCAGCCGGTGACGGCCTGGTTGCCGACCCCTTCAACGCCGACACCAACAAGGACGGAATCCCCGACGGTCAACAGCTCGATTCCGACGTCGACGGCATCCCGGACGCCCTCGACATCGCCGCAGATGACGGCCTCGTCGCCTACGAAATCGTGGCCCTGCCGCGCTACGCAATGTTCGTTTTCCCGGCCGCCACAACTCCCCCTATCGCAATCAATGATCGGGGTACAGTCCTCTTTCCCAATAAAATCTGGAAAGGTGGCGTGTTCCAGAATCTCATCAACGACCAAGGCCAGATTCCCGGACATCAGCAGCCTGAACACGGAGACCACGGCATCTACGCCCGGGCTATCAACGAGCGTGATCAGATCATCGGCTCCGGAAACTATTTCATGGTCGGTGACGGGACGGTTCCTGACCCCTGGTTTTTCGACGCCCTGTTCCAGTGGCCGTCTCCGGAAGCAATTCCCGCCATGGTTTCGCTGGGGGCAAACGGCGTCACGACCTACGCCGAGCTGACGGACAGCCGGTACGCGCTCCATCTTGACAACGACGGGAATTTTTTCAGCCATGCCTTCATCTGGGACGGGGCATTGGCGGGGGGCGGGCCGCCAGGAGAGGATGCTGGCTGGAAAAAATGGACGCTCCCCGCCGGAGGCAACCCGCTTGCATCCGCCCCCGCCGCCGAATTCACCAAAGGCACCGGACCCGGAGGCATCGTCTGGGGCAGTGAATACGACATCCTCGGAGCCTGGTCGGAAAGCAACATCACCTCGCCCTTCAATGTGGACATCCCAGTCCGCGACCCGGTGAACATCCTCGACAACGGCAACGGCAATCCCGTGGCAACCTCCGCCTCGCCGTTTGAACAGGCGCAAGTCTTCAAGGATAACAAATGGCAGGTCAGCCAACTGCTCGCAGATACCCTCGACATCGCGGATAACGGCACAGCCATCAGAAAACATTTCCCCGAAGGGGAGCTTCCTCCCGCCATCCTACTAAATGGCAAATGGACAAGCATCGCCCGCGCCGCCCCCGGCATCCCGGAGCGCTGGAAGACCAGCCCCGTTGCCCAGCTCTCCGACACCAGCCCCGGAGGCTGGATCCTCGCCCACGACCGCCCGGCCGATACAAACCCTCCGGACAATGTTTCCGCTGCTCTGCTGCCGATCCGCATCAAGGGACGTTCCACCAATTCGGCGAACGTCATTGTGGAGAAGGCCGTAGGGGTGGATGCGTTCTCTATCGGCAGCAGCGATCCCGCGACTTCCGATGACAACATCGACCACGTCCAGGATCGCATTTGGATCATGGCTCCGCGCGGCAGCTACTCAAAGGAGATCGTCATCGACGCGCCCATACATGAAACCGCTCCGCTGACACTTTCGGCGGAGGGCATCACCTTCGGCGGGCAGCCCGAGGGCACTGTCACGGCACCGGGCCAGTCGCTTATGATCAGAGCGGCGCCATTGACCGACACCGGTTCGGAAATCCTCCTCGACCTGAAGATGGGGGACAACACCTCCGTCTCCAAACCCGTCGGCTTCAAGGTGATGAAATACCGGAAACTCAAGGTCACTCTCTGGCTCATCACCTCGGATCAAAATCCCCCCAACACATCGCCCAACGACCCCAACTATAAGCCCTTGCGTGCCCCGGACTTCCAACCCACCAAGGAACTACTCGACAACTATCTCAACGACCTCTTCACGCCCCAGCTCAATGTGGAATTCGACTGCAAGATAGAGGAAAACACCGTCCGATTCGACACCGCCACGGGAGCGGCCTATGGCGCTCCACCGAACGCCTTGAACGCCCCGACTGCCACAAATGGGCATCTCGATACCCAGGCCGATTTGAGTATAGAATTCGATTCCATCAGGGCGGCGGGACACGACGACGATGCCTCCATCAATCTTTACGTCGTAGGCGGGGCGACGTACCTCTTTATGCGCGGCTGGTTTCCCGATAAGAACCAATTCTATTTCAATTTCGCAGACGGACTGTCAAACATTCCCACAAGGACCTGCGTCATCGCCAATGGACTGCGAAATACAGACGCGGATTTCCTCGACACCATTGGGCACGAGATCGGCCACATTTTGGTCGGCGAAGGGCATCCCGACCTCGGAGACAACCTCTCTCCACTGCCGGGCACGAATCACGGCGAGCGGCTCATGCGCTCCGGCACAAAAAAGAAAACCGGCAACTCCCTTGGCCTGCTGGTGAAGCGGGAGTGGGATGATGCGGAGAAATGGTTAACAGCCGAAGAGGCCAGATTAAACAATCCAAATCAATGAGAGTAATCAGCATAGCCTTCGCACTTATTCTGGCTGTGACCCCAAGCAGTTTTGCTAGTGATTACTACCAAGACTCGGTGAAATTCCACCGTGAATGGGAAGATGCTGGTTCGACATGGCTTGAACGGTGGTCAGCTATGGAACGTCGCTCCTCCAATATGAGCAATGAGGAAAAGATCAGGCGCTTTTCGGGAATATTAGACGCGCCAGTAGAGACATATGGCACTGAGGAGGCAGATATCTATTACAAGATCCAAACCATGCTATTGGAGACACCAGGCCATGCCACCTACTACCTAGATAGGTGGAAGGAGAACCCCCACCATCCGGAAACCCGGTTCATGTTCCAGTATTTTCGCAACCTCCCCAGTCCGGAAACCATCGGCGTCCTCGGCGAGCTGCTCGCGGATGAAAGCCCGCGTCCAAAGCTCGCTGACGACGCCTCAAATGTGGAAGCAGTCATGACAGCATACCCAAATTGTGACAAGGCGGTGGAAGTCCTTTCCGTGCTCTTGGAAAACCCGCCAACAGAAAAAGGCCATTACAACTTCCCCACCGACCTGGTGATCTGGCAGCAATGGTATGAGCGGGTGAAGTCGGGTAGGGAAACTTTCCGCCTCGTCGGCGATCCGGTGGACTACACTCTGCGCGGCCCGTCGAAGCGCGGGGCCGTGACACCCGGCCCGAGGGACGGGAAGCGGAATGCCGGGACTGGCGCGGAAGCACCTTCTCCCGACAAGGCGCAGGCCGAAAATTCCGGGTATCTTCCCTACCTGATCGGCGGACTTTTCCTTCTTGCTGGGGTTTTCATCTACCTGCGAACCAGGTGGAATCCAGCCTGACCTGGATATATCTGTCGTTACAGGAAATATTTCCGCAACGCCTCCACTATACCCTGTCCGTGAGCGGCTTCTGTGACAAAGCCGCCGCGCGAGGCGACGAGATCGCGGATTGCGCCGACGGCGTTGGCCGGGCAGGCGGCGAAGCCGGAGTGCTCCACCGAAAGCATCTCGATGTCGTTGTGGCTGTCTCCGGCGGCGAAGGTTTTGGAGGTATCCAAGCCGTAGAGGCGGGCGACTTCCGATAATGTACTGCCTTTCTGGTAGTTCTTATGTCCGAAACGGAGATAGATCGAGTTCCGTTGCCAGCCGAGATCCGGCACGGCGGCGATCATTGGTGTGATCCTTTCCACGATCCACTCCATCTCCTCCTCGGTGCGCGAGATCAGGCCGGCTGGCTCGCCGTCCATCTCGATGTATTGGGCTCCGGTGTGCTCCTCCACTTCCTTGCGGACGGCTTTCAGTGCCTTCTTCGCCTTTTTGAAAAGCCTGTGGATCTCCTTCTCGCAGCGGTCGTTCCATTGCTTGTGGGGCGCGAAACGGCCGAACTGGTTGGGGAAATGGATCTCCCTTTCGCGCGCCACCACCCAGTCGGGAAGGAAGGGGAAATTGCTTTCGATGAAGCCCTCGACCACCTGCGGCATCGAGCGCCCGGTGTTGATCCCCCAGACGGCATTCTTGAGTTGCCGGAGATCCATGATGGTTTCGAAAAACGAGGCGGGTACAGGCGGGCTTTCTGCGGGGTCATGCAAAGTGCCGTCGAAATCGAAGGAAAGTATCAGTCCGGGCGTGGGACAGGCGTCTAAGGTTCTCACGCGGGGAAGCTACCGCATCGCGGCGGATGGGCAAGTGCGGGGGGATGGGAACCACGGATGAACGCGGATGTAAACGGATCGGAATCCGTTAACAGCAATTCCGGCAGCCGCTTGATTGGAATGCGGAGCGGAGAAAAGCCGGTCACAGACGCGGCTCTCCATCAGCGCCTGCGGCGGACGAGGAACCCAAGGATCGAAAGCCCGAGCAACATGGCACCGGAGGGCTCCGGGATTACGGAAAGGGTCAATGCGTTCAGAATCACGGCGCCCGAGGTTCCGGGGGAAATCGGACTGGAAGTCGCATTGATGGCCTGGGTGGTTCCCGAGGCGGTGAAGGTTCCGATGAAGTATTGCTTGGTGATCTGAGCCACCTCGGCTGTGAGGTTGCCGTTCCCGTCATTGAACCGGATTGACCTGCGGTCCCCGATATTGGCGCGAGAGTCGGAGGTGAAAAGCTGGACGGAATACTTCACCCCGTTTGTCAGCCCGGAAAGGGTGAAAGTGGCGCTGGCGCCTGGCGCAGCAACACCCGGGCCGTGTGCAAAGCTATCCATGACCTGGCTGAAATCGGCATCGGTCGGCGTGCCGTCCCAGATGGTGCTGAGGGGGGCGATGCCTTGGTTGTTCCAGCCCGATGTCATGGTCAGCGTGACGCCGTTGCTCGTGATCGCACCGGATGCCGTGCTGGCGAAGGTGACCGTTTGCGGGTTGACGGTGGTGGTCACAGCCCAATTTGTGGTGGTATTCGATAGGTTGAATGCCGATGACACGTTCGCTTGGATGACGTTCTCATTGGTGATGGTTCCCTGGGATGTCCATGTGATCGTGGCGGCATGAGCCAGCGGGCAAGAAGCGACGAAGATGCCGACAAGGGCGGATAGGCTGTGTTTTGCTTTCATGGAATATTATGATGTCTGACATGGGAAATATGAGAATCACCGAAGGCTGCGACAAGAAAAATTGCGCGCAGTAGGTATCACTTGGCATGAGGAAGGCCGGGATTCCGAGCAGGCTAATTCTTATGCATGGCTCCCAGAGCAAGGAAGCCGGTCGCAGGCGCGGCGCTCCATCAGTGCTTGAAGCTCGGGCGGACGGGGACGCCGTTTTTCGCGAAATGCTCCTTCGCCTCACCTACCGTGTGCATGCCGAAGTGAAAGATGGAGGCAGCGAGGACTGCGTCGGCTTTCCCTTTCTCCAAGACCTCCACCATGTGATCGAGGTTCCCCGCGCCGCCTGAGGCGATGACGGGGATGCCGATGGCGGAGGAGATGGCGGCGGTGAGTTCGCAATCGTATCCGGCCTGGGTGCCATCCGCGTCCATGGAGGTGAGCAGGATCTCGCCCGCGCCGCGCCTCCAGACTTCCTTGGCCCACTCGACGGCGTCGAGGCCGACGGGAGTGCGGCCGCCGTGGGTGTAGACGCCCCATTTTCCGGGGCCCTCGCGTTTCGCATCGATGGCTACGACGATGCATTGGTTTCCGAAAGCCTTTGCGCCTTCATCGACGAGGCCGGGGTTGTTGACGGCGGCGGTGTTGATCCCGACCTTGTCCGCCCCGGCGAGGAGCATGGTGCGCATGTTGTCCACGGAGCGGATCCCGCCGCCGACGGTGAGGGGGATGAAACATTTCTCCGCCGTGCGGCGGACGACATCGACCATGGTGTCACGCGCGTCCGAGGATGCGGTGATGTCCAGGAAAACGAGTTCGTCGGCCTCCTGCTCGTTGTAGGCGATGGCGCACTCCACGGGATCGCCCGCGTCGATGAGATCGACGAAGTTGACGCCCTTGACGACGCGGCCGTTGGTGACATCGAGGCAGGGGATGATTCGTTTTGCGAGCACGCGGGGAACTTCAATTTTTAAACTTCAAACTTCAATGAAGAAAGGGCTTCCGGGATTTTCTTTTCCCGAGCGTGTATTTTTTCACTCCAGGTGGAACACCCGCCGGAGATCGCCGCAGGCGGGGGAGTTGTCCGGGTTTGTTTCCATGAGTGGAGCCATGTGGCTCCACCATTTTTTCACGATGGGATGGTGCGGGAGTCCTGATGCACCGTGGCCGGCTGCGCGTTTCTGGATGGCGAAGAGGGTGAGCGTTTCCTCATCGAGAAAGATCGAGTAATCGGAGATGCCCGCCTCCCGGATCGCCTCCGAAAGCTCGGGCCAGATCTCGTTGTGGCGCTTCTCATACTCGGCCACGCTGCCGGGCTTGAGCTTCATGGTGAAGGCGTGTGTTTCCATTATTTCACTTCGATGGTCGCGGTTCCGGAAATTTCGTCTTTCAGCACCCAACGCGAGTTTTCCAGTGTGGCTTCCGCTTTTTTCCCGCCGATGAAAACCCCGGTCGATCCTGCTGCTGCCGGGAGATCCACTTTTGCGGCCATTCCCTCAGGGAGGGTAATGGAGATGGAGAAAGTTGCTGCCTTTTTCCAATCCACGGTGATGGCTCCGCGTGGTGTCGGCACCTTGCCCTTGGCATACTCCAGATAGCCGGGGTTCGGGCTGATGTGCGCCTTTTCCCAGCCGGGGATGAGGGGGCGGACGCCGAGGGTGAAGCGGGGCAGGAGGTTTGCGGGAGCAGCGCCCCATGCGTGGTTCCAGTCCTGGTTCGGCTTGTATTTCTGATCCCATGCCTCGTAGGTGATCGTGGTTCCGGTGTTGAGCATGTGCTTCCAGCTGCGGTCGCCATCGGCGGTGATGAGCTCCATCGCCTTGTCAGCTGCGCCGTTGTTGAATAGCCCTTCTAACAGGTATTGCGCCGCATAGACCGAGCAGGCCATGCCTTTTTTCCGCAGGAAAGCGACGACGCCATCCCGCTTGCCAGCAGGCACGAGGCCGAAGGCCAGCGGGAAGAAATTCGCATGGGCGGAGGCATGATCCGTGCCGATCCCATCCCGGTAAACCCCGCGCTTTTCGTCGAAGAGTTTCTCCTGGAAAACAGCATGCTTCTCTCCGGCCATTTTCCGAAAACCCTCAGCCTCTCCTTTTTTCCCGACGGCCTCCGCGAGATCCGCCATGTCACGAAGCGCCTTGATGTGGAATGCGTTCACCACGGTGTTGGTTTCCGTGAAAACGAACTTGTCGCGCTCGGTGTGCGGCCAATCGACGATGTCGCCCTTCTTGATCTGCGCGGCGTTGCTTTTCACCAGCCCATCATCCCCGGCGCGATCCGACAGGGTCTTTTTCTTCAGCGCCTCGTAGCGAGGTGCGAGCCATTTGCTGTCGCCAGTCCGCATCCAGTCGGCGTGCGCGATGAAGATCATGTGAGGTGCCCACTCGGTGGGCCAGGTCGCATAGTTCATCAGGTAATCATAGGTACGACGGGCGAAGCCGGTGTCGTCCGACGTATAGTAATGGCTGAGCTGGTTCAGGTAGGAGTCCGCCTCGTAGGGGATGCGCTCGCGGTCGCCATCGACATAGACGCCGGCGAAGGCGGTGGCCTTGATCGTGTATTTGCAGAGATCCCAGATGCGGTTGAGCGTCTCGTCCGAGGAGGAAAAGGAAGAGGCTTCCTCATCCCAGTCCGCAGGGAATGCGGCGCGGCGGACGATCTGGTCCGCATTCAAGCCACCCGGCAACCCCTCGATCTCGACCCACCTGAAAGGCAGGATAACGCCCCACTCCGGCGGGGTGAGGATGGCGGGCGGGGTTTTCCCATCGCCCTGCTGGGTGTTCCGGGCATCTGCGGGCGGCGCAATGATGACGGGATCCGTTCCTGCGACATGGATCTCCGCCGTCGCATACCGGACGGTGCCGGGCGGCTTCCTGTTGATGCGCCCCTTGTCGAAATCTTCCCCAAAGTGGACTGTGACCTTGCCGCTTGCACCGTTGGGCGGTGTGAGCATCAGGTTCCCGAAGGCGACTTTTCCGAAATCGACGAGAATGATCCCGGGAGCGGGCTCGGTGATGGAGACGGGCGGCTGACCGTTCAGTTCAACCGGTGCTGCGTATGCTAGGTGCAGGCCTGCGATCAGGAATACAACGGAGGTGAGGATTTTTTTTCGATGTGGCATGTCGCCCCATGCTGGATATGTTCATGGAAAAGTCACGCAGGACTTCCGAGCAGCATCCAGAGGCACATAGCCATCATCATCAGGCTTCCCGTCCGGGAAAGGAAGCCATGCGGCACCCCGGTCCGCCCTCGCCATGCATGGACGATCGGTTAGCCCTCCGCCTCGTTCCACTCGCCGAATTGGCGGAATTTCTCGTAGCGCTCGTTGAGGAGTTGCTCGATCTTGAGGGAGCAGAGGTGGTCGAGGTGTTTGGAAATCACCTCGCGGAAGGCGATTGCGGTGGCGTGGTGGTCGTGATGGGCGCCACCGGTCGGCTCCGGCACGACGTCGTCGATGAGCTTTAGCGACATGAGGTCGGGGGCGACGAGTTTCATCGCCTCGGCGGCCTCGGGGGCGTGCTTGCGGTGTTTCCAGAGGATGGCGGCGCAGCCCTCGGGGGAGATGACGGAGTAGTAGGCGTTCTCCATCATGATGACGCGGTCGGCGACGCCGATGCCGAGCGCGCCGCCGGAACCGCCCTCGCCGATGACGACCGCGATCACCGGAGTCCTGAGGAGCATCATCTCGCGGAGGTTGAAGGCGATGGCCTCGGCGATGTTGCGCTCTTCCGCACCGATCCCGGGAAACGCCCCGGGGGTGTCGATAAGGGCGATGACTGGCATCGAGAATTTCTCTGCGAGCTTCATCAGGCGCAGCGATTTCCGGTAGCCCTCGGGGTGGGCGGAGCCGAAGTT comes from Akkermansiaceae bacterium and encodes:
- a CDS encoding HAD-IIB family hydrolase, with protein sequence MRTLDACPTPGLILSFDFDGTLHDPAESPPVPASFFETIMDLRQLKNAVWGINTGRSMPQVVEGFIESNFPFLPDWVVAREREIHFPNQFGRFAPHKQWNDRCEKEIHRLFKKAKKALKAVRKEVEEHTGAQYIEMDGEPAGLISRTEEEMEWIVERITPMIAAVPDLGWQRNSIYLRFGHKNYQKGSTLSEVARLYGLDTSKTFAAGDSHNDIEMLSVEHSGFAACPANAVGAIRDLVASRGGFVTEAAHGQGIVEALRKYFL
- a CDS encoding PEP-CTERM sorting domain-containing protein — its product is MKAKHSLSALVGIFVASCPLAHAATITWTSQGTITNENVIQANVSSAFNLSNTTTNWAVTTTVNPQTVTFASTASGAITSNGVTLTMTSGWNNQGIAPLSTIWDGTPTDADFSQVMDSFAHGPGVAAPGASATFTLSGLTNGVKYSVQLFTSDSRANIGDRRSIRFNDGNGNLTAEVAQITKQYFIGTFTASGTTQAINATSSPISPGTSGAVILNALTLSVIPEPSGAMLLGLSILGFLVRRRR
- the hisF gene encoding imidazole glycerol phosphate synthase subunit HisF — encoded protein: MLAKRIIPCLDVTNGRVVKGVNFVDLIDAGDPVECAIAYNEQEADELVFLDITASSDARDTMVDVVRRTAEKCFIPLTVGGGIRSVDNMRTMLLAGADKVGINTAAVNNPGLVDEGAKAFGNQCIVVAIDAKREGPGKWGVYTHGGRTPVGLDAVEWAKEVWRRGAGEILLTSMDADGTQAGYDCELTAAISSAIGIPVIASGGAGNLDHMVEVLEKGKADAVLAASIFHFGMHTVGEAKEHFAKNGVPVRPSFKH
- the rhaM gene encoding L-rhamnose mutarotase, translated to METHAFTMKLKPGSVAEYEKRHNEIWPELSEAIREAGISDYSIFLDEETLTLFAIQKRAAGHGASGLPHHPIVKKWWSHMAPLMETNPDNSPACGDLRRVFHLE
- a CDS encoding family 78 glycoside hydrolase catalytic domain, with protein sequence MPHRKKILTSVVFLIAGLHLAYAAPVELNGQPPVSITEPAPGIILVDFGKVAFGNLMLTPPNGASGKVTVHFGEDFDKGRINRKPPGTVRYATAEIHVAGTDPVIIAPPADARNTQQGDGKTPPAILTPPEWGVILPFRWVEIEGLPGGLNADQIVRRAAFPADWDEEASSFSSSDETLNRIWDLCKYTIKATAFAGVYVDGDRERIPYEADSYLNQLSHYYTSDDTGFARRTYDYLMNYATWPTEWAPHMIFIAHADWMRTGDSKWLAPRYEALKKKTLSDRAGDDGLVKSNAAQIKKGDIVDWPHTERDKFVFTETNTVVNAFHIKALRDMADLAEAVGKKGEAEGFRKMAGEKHAVFQEKLFDEKRGVYRDGIGTDHASAHANFFPLAFGLVPAGKRDGVVAFLRKKGMACSVYAAQYLLEGLFNNGAADKAMELITADGDRSWKHMLNTGTTITYEAWDQKYKPNQDWNHAWGAAPANLLPRFTLGVRPLIPGWEKAHISPNPGYLEYAKGKVPTPRGAITVDWKKAATFSISITLPEGMAAKVDLPAAAGSTGVFIGGKKAEATLENSRWVLKDEISGTATIEVK
- a CDS encoding acetyl-CoA carboxylase carboxyltransferase subunit alpha, translating into MQLLEFEKPAAELEKELERLRAKSSAQDLDLSDEIAMMERKLAETRSAIYENLTPWQRVQIARHTQRPFMLDYVSLAFSDFSELHGDRHIGDDASMPGGFAMLGDRKCVVLGHQKGRDTKENLKRNFGSAHPEGYRKSLRLMKLAEKFSMPVIALIDTPGAFPGIGAEERNIAEAIAFNLREMMLLRTPVIAVVIGEGGSGGALGIGVADRVIMMENAYYSVISPEGCAAILWKHRKHAPEAAEAMKLVAPDLMSLKLIDDVVPEPTGGAHHDHHATAIAFREVISKHLDHLCSLKIEQLLNERYEKFRQFGEWNEAEG